The following coding sequences lie in one Rutidosis leptorrhynchoides isolate AG116_Rl617_1_P2 chromosome 4, CSIRO_AGI_Rlap_v1, whole genome shotgun sequence genomic window:
- the LOC139845546 gene encoding increased DNA methylation 1-like isoform X1 gives MKGNCNKSLKKLFSRGIEDLHDDDFEGSKDENSIFKEVFFGHENVKTSKKCLVTGAINFENESKRPKDLSFGSNSDNSVMTNDIEFQNKKESEESNITTINDPDIEVKRKELLQEQFDVVDSSNPVKEIDSLLIQPTAIVTCRLVQSSGQGFKSSCYLLKGAIEEINASKSRLSSFDTNDQKGNEVTAAIASPVSQESHVSKLLVTRPEPNHCIKRKWKDSSFLEPDPITCTKRKWKYSSFMELDEDEFLVPPKESATDPKPLIRFHIHRLLRSAKWVVGRRKRTTHCRGHGEFVFKSPSGRPIREFYRAWNMCGQNLVADASYVIGKSDGIQWTSFTEFQSDLCNTLIEIEEQLRNLEPATALAHWWYLLDPFAKVAFIDKSLRALKDGKPVKTKRSVVDGFYLSDDSFLPSKNEAVIANQLTKRSVKESSDLVLYPSRMNNPYGSIEGCESICINQDGTELGSYALDAVTNVKDHKRSKRLSEMKLSVSCGTQEISEISVQLKSNMAESYGSCIKSSLCSPEDQDGKKQTKPKRKYIRRQKNVNLKKGNCHLHDDDLLLSAILKSCSPNKSSGMKKKPCVPKAKRKYKKGRKGGCRLRPRSLTKNGNHHVEGRWSDLGVRTVLSWLIDFGVIKLNEVIQYRDTGDDVVVKDGLVTRDGIKCRCCEKVLSVSEFKCHAGFCLKSPCLNLFMESGKPFVLCQLEAWSAEYKVRRGTTRAIQVEDIDENDDSCGLCGDGGELICCDNCPSTFHLKCLCIQELPEGNWYCSKCSCWICGNVANDNDGSSLGALKCLQCEHKYHVECLKEKGMESELVSSATWLCGESCKEVYSGLHSQIGVMNPISDGFSWTLLKCIHGDQKVHSAQRLVALKAECNLKLAVSLTIMEECFLPMVDPRTGIDMIPHVLYNWGSEFARLDYEGFYTLILEKDDVILCVASVRFHGAKVAEMPLIATCSKYRRKGMCRRLMNAIEQMLKSLKVEKLVVSAIPSLVDTWTNGFGFMPLEPDEKKTLTKTNLMVFPGTVWLKKPMFQGTIQAVDTSTEDKIISDFLEECENQDLEFLLEEPPPLPSKAEGDLNVTGIDVKVNPMIGETFDESIAQ, from the exons ATGAAGGGGAACTGCAACAAGTCTTTAAAGAAGCTGTTCAGCCGAGGTATAGAAGATTTGCATGATGACGATTTCGAGGGTTCAAAGGACGAGAATTCCATTTTTAAAGAAGTGTTCTTTGGGCATGAAAATGTAAAAACTAGCAAAAAGTGTCTTGTAACCGGAGCAATAAATTTCGAAAATGAAAGTAAAAGACCCAAAGACCTGTCCTTTGGCTCCAACAGTGATAATTCAGTCATGACAAACGACATAGAGTTTCAAAACAAGAAAGAATCAGAGGAATCGAATATAACAACGATTAACGACCCTGATATTGAAGTTAAAAGAAAGGAGTTACTTCAAGAACAATTCGACGTCGTTGATTCTTCAAATCCAGTAAAAGAAATCGATTCTTTATTGATTCAACCAACTGCAATTGTAACATGTCGTTTAGTTCAATCATCTGGTCAAGGTTTTAAATCCAGTTGCTATCTGCTTAAAGGAGCTATTGAAGAAATTAATGCTTCAAAATCAAGATTATCAAGTTTTGACACAAATGATCAAAAAGGAAACGAAGTAACTGCTGCTATTGCATCACCCGTCTCTCAAGAGAGCCACGTCAGCAAGCTTTTAGTTACCCGACCCGAACCTAATCACTGCATAAAACGAAAATGGAAAGATTCTTCCTTTCTTGAACCTGATCCTATAACCTGTACTAAGCGGAAATGGAAATATTCATCATTTATGGAACTTGACGAAGATGAATTTCTAGTACCACCCAAAGAGTCAGCCACCGATCCCAAACCGCTAATCCGTTTTCACATTCATCGGTTACTTAGATCAGCAAAATGGGTCGTGGGTCGGCGTAAAAGAACTACACATTGTAGAGGTCATGGAGAGTTTGTCTTTAAATCTCCTTCAGGAAGGCCAATTCGGGAATTTTACAGAGCTTGGAACATGTGTGGACAGAATCTAGTGGCAGATGCAAGTTACGTTATTGGTAAAAGTGATGGTATACAGTGGACTAGTTTTACCGAGTTTCAATCTGATCTTTGTAATACTTTGATCGAGATTGAAGAACAACTTAGAAATTTGGAGCCTGCAACTGCTTTAGCTCATTGGTGGTATTTACTTGACCCGTTTGCAAAAGTGGCGTTTATTGACAAAAGTCTACGCGCTTTGAAAGATGGGAAACCAGTTAAAACAAAGAGAAGTGTGGTGGATGGTTTTTATTTGAGTGATGACTcctttttgccttcaaagaatGAAGCTGTCATTGCAAATCAGCTTACTAAAAGAAGTGTGAAAGAGAGTAGCGACTTGGTATTATATCCTAGCCGAATGAACAATCCGTATGGATCAATTGAAGGGTGTGAATCTATTTGTATCAATCAAGATGGTACGGAGCTCGGCTCGTATGCACTAGATGCTGTCACAAATGTTAAAGATCATAAAAGATCAAAAAGGTTGTCTGAGATGAAGTTAAGTGTTTCTTGTGGTACGCAGGAGATAAGCGAGATTAGCGTTCAGTTAAAATCAAATATGGCAGAGAGTTATGGCAGTTGTATTAAATCATCTTTATGTTCACCTGAAGATCAGGATGGGAAGAAGCAAACGAAGCCTAAGAGGAAGTACATTCGCCGTCAGAAAAATGTAAATTTGAAAAAAGGGAATTGTCACCTTCATGATGATGACCTTTTGCTTTCAGCTATATTAAAGAGCTGTTCTCCTAATAAATCATCAGGTATGAAGAAGAAACCATGTGTCCCAAAAGCAAAAAGAAAGTACAAAAAAGGGCGAAAAGGTGGTTGCAGGTTACGTCCACGAAGTCTTACTAAAAATGGCAACCATCATGTAGAAGGGAGATGGTCCGATCTCGGTGTTAGGACGGTATTATCCTGGTTAATAGACTTTGGGGTTATTAAACTTAATGAAGTGATTCAGTATCGGGATACAGGAGATGATGTAGTGGTAAAAGATGGTTTAGTTACCCGAGATGGTATTAAGTGTCGATGTTGTGAGAAAGTTCTATCAGTTTCCGAGTTTAAATGTCATGCTGGTTTCTGCCTGAAAAGCCCATGTTTAAATCTCTTTATGGAATCTGGCAAGCCGTTTGTTTTGTGCCAGCTGGAAGCTTGGTCAGCTGAATACAAGGTTAGGAGAGGTACGACTCGGGCTATTCAGGTTGAGGATATCGATGAAAATGATGATAGCTGTGGTTTGTGCGGTGATGGTGGCGAGTTGATATGTTGTGATAACTGCCCATCAACCTTTCATCTAAAATGCTTGTGTATTCAG GAGCTACCTGAAGGCAATTGGTATTGTTCTAAGTGCTCTTGCTGGATTTGTGGTAATGTGGCCAATGATAACGATGGTTCAAGCTTGGGTGCTCTGAAATGTTTGCAATGCGAACATAAAT ACCATGTCGAATGTCTGAAAGAGAAGGGAATGGAAAGTGAGTTGGTGTCTTCTGCTACATGGTTATGTGGGGAAAGTTGTAAAGAG GTTTACTCAGGTCTTCATTCCCAGATTGGTGTCATGAATCCCATATCCGATGGTTTCTCATGGACGCTTTTGAAGTGCATTCACGGGGACCAAAAAGTTCATTCTGCTCAGCGTTTGGTTGCTTTGAAAGCTGAATGCAATTTGAAACTAGCTGTTTCCCTTACAATTATGGAAGAATGTTTTCTTCCAATGGTGGATCCAAGAACAGGCATTGATATGATACCCCATGTCTTATATAATTGGGG ATCAGAATTTGCCCGTCTTGACTATGAGGGATTTTATACATTGATTTTGGAGAAAGATGATGTGATACTATGTGTAGCATCCGTAAG GTTCCATGGAGCAAAGGTTGCGGAGATGCCATTAATTGCGACATGCAGCAAATATCGGCGCAAGGGGATGTGTAGGCGCCTCATGAATGCTATTGAACAG ATGTTGAAGTCCTTAAAGGTAGAGAAACTGGTGGTATCTGCCATCCCGAGCTTGGTTGACACCTGGACCAACGGATTTGGCTTCATGCCCTTGGAACCTGATGAGAAGAAGACCCTCACTAAAACCAACCTTATGGTTTTCCCAGGAACCGTTTGGCTCAAGAAACCTATGTTTCAGGGTACAATCCAAG CTGTAGATACGTCCACGGAGGACAAGATCATTTCCGATTTCTTAGAAGAATGCGAAAACCAAGACCTGGAGTTTTTACTTGAAGAACCGCCACCACTACCTTCAAAAGCTGAAGGAGACTTAAATGTTACGGGTATTGACGTGAAGGTCAACCCAATGATAGGAGAGACGTTTGATGAGTCAATAGCCCAATAA
- the LOC139845546 gene encoding increased DNA methylation 1-like isoform X2: MKGNCNKSLKKLFSRGIEDLHDDDFEGSKDENSIFKEVFFGHENVKTSKKCLVTGAINFENESKRPKDLSFGSNSDNSVMTNDIEFQNKKESEESNITTINDPDIEVKRKELLQEQFDVVDSSNPVKEIDSLLIQPTAIVTCRLVQSSGQGFKSSCYLLKGAIEEINASKSRLSSFDTNDQKGNEVTAAIASPVSQESHVSKLLVTRPEPNHCIKRKWKDSSFLEPDPITCTKRKWKYSSFMELDEDEFLVPPKESATDPKPLIRFHIHRLLRSAKWVVGRRKRTTHCRGHGEFVFKSPSGRPIREFYRAWNMCGQNLVADASYVIGKSDGIQWTSFTEFQSDLCNTLIEIEEQLRNLEPATALAHWWYLLDPFAKVAFIDKSLRALKDGKPVKTKRSVVDGFYLSDDSFLPSKNEAVIANQLTKRSVKESSDLVLYPSRMNNPYGSIEGCESICINQDGTELGSYALDAVTNVKDHKRSKRLSEMKLSVSCGTQEISEISVQLKSNMAESYGSCIKSSLCSPEDQDGKKQTKPKRKYIRRQKNVNLKKGNCHLHDDDLLLSAILKSCSPNKSSGMKKKPCVPKAKRKYKKGRKGGCRLRPRSLTKNGNHHVEGRWSDLGVRTVLSWLIDFGVIKLNEVIQYRDTGDDVVVKDGLVTRDGIKCRCCEKVLSVSEFKCHAGFCLKSPCLNLFMESGKPFVLCQLEAWSAEYKVRRGTTRAIQVEDIDENDDSCGLCGDGGELICCDNCPSTFHLKCLCIQELPEGNWYCSKCSCWICGNVANDNDGSSLGALKCLQCEHKYHVECLKEKGMESELVSSATWLCGESCKEVYSGLHSQIGVMNPISDGFSWTLLKCIHGDQKVHSAQRLVALKAECNLKLAVSLTIMEECFLPMVDPRTGIDMIPHVLYNWGSEFARLDYEGFYTLILEKDDVILCVASVRFHGAKVAEMPLIATCSKYRRKGMCRRLMNAIEQMLKSLKVEKLVVSAIPSLVDTWTNGFGFMPLEPDEKKTLTKTNLMVFPGTVWLKKPMFQGTIQDTSTEDKIISDFLEECENQDLEFLLEEPPPLPSKAEGDLNVTGIDVKVNPMIGETFDESIAQ, from the exons ATGAAGGGGAACTGCAACAAGTCTTTAAAGAAGCTGTTCAGCCGAGGTATAGAAGATTTGCATGATGACGATTTCGAGGGTTCAAAGGACGAGAATTCCATTTTTAAAGAAGTGTTCTTTGGGCATGAAAATGTAAAAACTAGCAAAAAGTGTCTTGTAACCGGAGCAATAAATTTCGAAAATGAAAGTAAAAGACCCAAAGACCTGTCCTTTGGCTCCAACAGTGATAATTCAGTCATGACAAACGACATAGAGTTTCAAAACAAGAAAGAATCAGAGGAATCGAATATAACAACGATTAACGACCCTGATATTGAAGTTAAAAGAAAGGAGTTACTTCAAGAACAATTCGACGTCGTTGATTCTTCAAATCCAGTAAAAGAAATCGATTCTTTATTGATTCAACCAACTGCAATTGTAACATGTCGTTTAGTTCAATCATCTGGTCAAGGTTTTAAATCCAGTTGCTATCTGCTTAAAGGAGCTATTGAAGAAATTAATGCTTCAAAATCAAGATTATCAAGTTTTGACACAAATGATCAAAAAGGAAACGAAGTAACTGCTGCTATTGCATCACCCGTCTCTCAAGAGAGCCACGTCAGCAAGCTTTTAGTTACCCGACCCGAACCTAATCACTGCATAAAACGAAAATGGAAAGATTCTTCCTTTCTTGAACCTGATCCTATAACCTGTACTAAGCGGAAATGGAAATATTCATCATTTATGGAACTTGACGAAGATGAATTTCTAGTACCACCCAAAGAGTCAGCCACCGATCCCAAACCGCTAATCCGTTTTCACATTCATCGGTTACTTAGATCAGCAAAATGGGTCGTGGGTCGGCGTAAAAGAACTACACATTGTAGAGGTCATGGAGAGTTTGTCTTTAAATCTCCTTCAGGAAGGCCAATTCGGGAATTTTACAGAGCTTGGAACATGTGTGGACAGAATCTAGTGGCAGATGCAAGTTACGTTATTGGTAAAAGTGATGGTATACAGTGGACTAGTTTTACCGAGTTTCAATCTGATCTTTGTAATACTTTGATCGAGATTGAAGAACAACTTAGAAATTTGGAGCCTGCAACTGCTTTAGCTCATTGGTGGTATTTACTTGACCCGTTTGCAAAAGTGGCGTTTATTGACAAAAGTCTACGCGCTTTGAAAGATGGGAAACCAGTTAAAACAAAGAGAAGTGTGGTGGATGGTTTTTATTTGAGTGATGACTcctttttgccttcaaagaatGAAGCTGTCATTGCAAATCAGCTTACTAAAAGAAGTGTGAAAGAGAGTAGCGACTTGGTATTATATCCTAGCCGAATGAACAATCCGTATGGATCAATTGAAGGGTGTGAATCTATTTGTATCAATCAAGATGGTACGGAGCTCGGCTCGTATGCACTAGATGCTGTCACAAATGTTAAAGATCATAAAAGATCAAAAAGGTTGTCTGAGATGAAGTTAAGTGTTTCTTGTGGTACGCAGGAGATAAGCGAGATTAGCGTTCAGTTAAAATCAAATATGGCAGAGAGTTATGGCAGTTGTATTAAATCATCTTTATGTTCACCTGAAGATCAGGATGGGAAGAAGCAAACGAAGCCTAAGAGGAAGTACATTCGCCGTCAGAAAAATGTAAATTTGAAAAAAGGGAATTGTCACCTTCATGATGATGACCTTTTGCTTTCAGCTATATTAAAGAGCTGTTCTCCTAATAAATCATCAGGTATGAAGAAGAAACCATGTGTCCCAAAAGCAAAAAGAAAGTACAAAAAAGGGCGAAAAGGTGGTTGCAGGTTACGTCCACGAAGTCTTACTAAAAATGGCAACCATCATGTAGAAGGGAGATGGTCCGATCTCGGTGTTAGGACGGTATTATCCTGGTTAATAGACTTTGGGGTTATTAAACTTAATGAAGTGATTCAGTATCGGGATACAGGAGATGATGTAGTGGTAAAAGATGGTTTAGTTACCCGAGATGGTATTAAGTGTCGATGTTGTGAGAAAGTTCTATCAGTTTCCGAGTTTAAATGTCATGCTGGTTTCTGCCTGAAAAGCCCATGTTTAAATCTCTTTATGGAATCTGGCAAGCCGTTTGTTTTGTGCCAGCTGGAAGCTTGGTCAGCTGAATACAAGGTTAGGAGAGGTACGACTCGGGCTATTCAGGTTGAGGATATCGATGAAAATGATGATAGCTGTGGTTTGTGCGGTGATGGTGGCGAGTTGATATGTTGTGATAACTGCCCATCAACCTTTCATCTAAAATGCTTGTGTATTCAG GAGCTACCTGAAGGCAATTGGTATTGTTCTAAGTGCTCTTGCTGGATTTGTGGTAATGTGGCCAATGATAACGATGGTTCAAGCTTGGGTGCTCTGAAATGTTTGCAATGCGAACATAAAT ACCATGTCGAATGTCTGAAAGAGAAGGGAATGGAAAGTGAGTTGGTGTCTTCTGCTACATGGTTATGTGGGGAAAGTTGTAAAGAG GTTTACTCAGGTCTTCATTCCCAGATTGGTGTCATGAATCCCATATCCGATGGTTTCTCATGGACGCTTTTGAAGTGCATTCACGGGGACCAAAAAGTTCATTCTGCTCAGCGTTTGGTTGCTTTGAAAGCTGAATGCAATTTGAAACTAGCTGTTTCCCTTACAATTATGGAAGAATGTTTTCTTCCAATGGTGGATCCAAGAACAGGCATTGATATGATACCCCATGTCTTATATAATTGGGG ATCAGAATTTGCCCGTCTTGACTATGAGGGATTTTATACATTGATTTTGGAGAAAGATGATGTGATACTATGTGTAGCATCCGTAAG GTTCCATGGAGCAAAGGTTGCGGAGATGCCATTAATTGCGACATGCAGCAAATATCGGCGCAAGGGGATGTGTAGGCGCCTCATGAATGCTATTGAACAG ATGTTGAAGTCCTTAAAGGTAGAGAAACTGGTGGTATCTGCCATCCCGAGCTTGGTTGACACCTGGACCAACGGATTTGGCTTCATGCCCTTGGAACCTGATGAGAAGAAGACCCTCACTAAAACCAACCTTATGGTTTTCCCAGGAACCGTTTGGCTCAAGAAACCTATGTTTCAGGGTACAATCCAAG ATACGTCCACGGAGGACAAGATCATTTCCGATTTCTTAGAAGAATGCGAAAACCAAGACCTGGAGTTTTTACTTGAAGAACCGCCACCACTACCTTCAAAAGCTGAAGGAGACTTAAATGTTACGGGTATTGACGTGAAGGTCAACCCAATGATAGGAGAGACGTTTGATGAGTCAATAGCCCAATAA
- the LOC139845546 gene encoding increased DNA methylation 1-like isoform X3, which translates to MKGNCNKSLKKLFSRGIEDLHDDDFEGSKDENSIFKEVFFGHENVKTSKKCLVTGAINFENESKRPKDLSFGSNSDNSVMTNDIEFQNKKESEESNITTINDPDIEVKRKELLQEQFDVVDSSNPVKEIDSLLIQPTAIVTCRLVQSSGQGFKSSCYLLKGAIEEINASKSRLSSFDTNDQKGNEVTAAIASPVSQESHVSKLLVTRPEPNHCIKRKWKDSSFLEPDPITCTKRKWKYSSFMELDEDEFLVPPKESATDPKPLIRFHIHRLLRSAKWVVGRRKRTTHCRGHGEFVFKSPSGRPIREFYRAWNMCGQNLVADASYVIGKSDGIQWTSFTEFQSDLCNTLIEIEEQLRNLEPATALAHWWYLLDPFAKVAFIDKSLRALKDGKPVKTKRSVVDGFYLSDDSFLPSKNEAVIANQLTKRSVKESSDLVLYPSRMNNPYGSIEGCESICINQDGTELGSYALDAVTNVKDHKRSKRLSEMKLSVSCGTQEISEISVQLKSNMAESYGSCIKSSLCSPEDQDGKKQTKPKRKYIRRQKNVNLKKGNCHLHDDDLLLSAILKSCSPNKSSGMKKKPCVPKAKRKYKKGRKGGCRLRPRSLTKNGNHHVEGRWSDLGVRTVLSWLIDFGVIKLNEVIQYRDTGDDVVVKDGLVTRDGIKCRCCEKVLSVSEFKCHAGFCLKSPCLNLFMESGKPFVLCQLEAWSAEYKVRRGTTRAIQVEDIDENDDSCGLCGDGGELICCDNCPSTFHLKCLCIQELPEGNWYCSKCSCWICGNVANDNDGSSLGALKCLQCEHKYHVECLKEKGMESELVSSATWLCGESCKEVYSGLHSQIGVMNPISDGFSWTLLKCIHGDQKVHSAQRLVALKAECNLKLAVSLTIMEECFLPMVDPRTGIDMIPHVLYNWGSEFARLDYEGFYTLILEKDDVILCVASVRFHGAKVAEMPLIATCSKYRRKGMCRRLMNAIEQMLKSLKVEKLVVSAIPSLVDTWTNGFGFMPLEPDEKKTLTKTNLMVFPGTVWLKKPMFQGTIQGFEPKTSCKEL; encoded by the exons ATGAAGGGGAACTGCAACAAGTCTTTAAAGAAGCTGTTCAGCCGAGGTATAGAAGATTTGCATGATGACGATTTCGAGGGTTCAAAGGACGAGAATTCCATTTTTAAAGAAGTGTTCTTTGGGCATGAAAATGTAAAAACTAGCAAAAAGTGTCTTGTAACCGGAGCAATAAATTTCGAAAATGAAAGTAAAAGACCCAAAGACCTGTCCTTTGGCTCCAACAGTGATAATTCAGTCATGACAAACGACATAGAGTTTCAAAACAAGAAAGAATCAGAGGAATCGAATATAACAACGATTAACGACCCTGATATTGAAGTTAAAAGAAAGGAGTTACTTCAAGAACAATTCGACGTCGTTGATTCTTCAAATCCAGTAAAAGAAATCGATTCTTTATTGATTCAACCAACTGCAATTGTAACATGTCGTTTAGTTCAATCATCTGGTCAAGGTTTTAAATCCAGTTGCTATCTGCTTAAAGGAGCTATTGAAGAAATTAATGCTTCAAAATCAAGATTATCAAGTTTTGACACAAATGATCAAAAAGGAAACGAAGTAACTGCTGCTATTGCATCACCCGTCTCTCAAGAGAGCCACGTCAGCAAGCTTTTAGTTACCCGACCCGAACCTAATCACTGCATAAAACGAAAATGGAAAGATTCTTCCTTTCTTGAACCTGATCCTATAACCTGTACTAAGCGGAAATGGAAATATTCATCATTTATGGAACTTGACGAAGATGAATTTCTAGTACCACCCAAAGAGTCAGCCACCGATCCCAAACCGCTAATCCGTTTTCACATTCATCGGTTACTTAGATCAGCAAAATGGGTCGTGGGTCGGCGTAAAAGAACTACACATTGTAGAGGTCATGGAGAGTTTGTCTTTAAATCTCCTTCAGGAAGGCCAATTCGGGAATTTTACAGAGCTTGGAACATGTGTGGACAGAATCTAGTGGCAGATGCAAGTTACGTTATTGGTAAAAGTGATGGTATACAGTGGACTAGTTTTACCGAGTTTCAATCTGATCTTTGTAATACTTTGATCGAGATTGAAGAACAACTTAGAAATTTGGAGCCTGCAACTGCTTTAGCTCATTGGTGGTATTTACTTGACCCGTTTGCAAAAGTGGCGTTTATTGACAAAAGTCTACGCGCTTTGAAAGATGGGAAACCAGTTAAAACAAAGAGAAGTGTGGTGGATGGTTTTTATTTGAGTGATGACTcctttttgccttcaaagaatGAAGCTGTCATTGCAAATCAGCTTACTAAAAGAAGTGTGAAAGAGAGTAGCGACTTGGTATTATATCCTAGCCGAATGAACAATCCGTATGGATCAATTGAAGGGTGTGAATCTATTTGTATCAATCAAGATGGTACGGAGCTCGGCTCGTATGCACTAGATGCTGTCACAAATGTTAAAGATCATAAAAGATCAAAAAGGTTGTCTGAGATGAAGTTAAGTGTTTCTTGTGGTACGCAGGAGATAAGCGAGATTAGCGTTCAGTTAAAATCAAATATGGCAGAGAGTTATGGCAGTTGTATTAAATCATCTTTATGTTCACCTGAAGATCAGGATGGGAAGAAGCAAACGAAGCCTAAGAGGAAGTACATTCGCCGTCAGAAAAATGTAAATTTGAAAAAAGGGAATTGTCACCTTCATGATGATGACCTTTTGCTTTCAGCTATATTAAAGAGCTGTTCTCCTAATAAATCATCAGGTATGAAGAAGAAACCATGTGTCCCAAAAGCAAAAAGAAAGTACAAAAAAGGGCGAAAAGGTGGTTGCAGGTTACGTCCACGAAGTCTTACTAAAAATGGCAACCATCATGTAGAAGGGAGATGGTCCGATCTCGGTGTTAGGACGGTATTATCCTGGTTAATAGACTTTGGGGTTATTAAACTTAATGAAGTGATTCAGTATCGGGATACAGGAGATGATGTAGTGGTAAAAGATGGTTTAGTTACCCGAGATGGTATTAAGTGTCGATGTTGTGAGAAAGTTCTATCAGTTTCCGAGTTTAAATGTCATGCTGGTTTCTGCCTGAAAAGCCCATGTTTAAATCTCTTTATGGAATCTGGCAAGCCGTTTGTTTTGTGCCAGCTGGAAGCTTGGTCAGCTGAATACAAGGTTAGGAGAGGTACGACTCGGGCTATTCAGGTTGAGGATATCGATGAAAATGATGATAGCTGTGGTTTGTGCGGTGATGGTGGCGAGTTGATATGTTGTGATAACTGCCCATCAACCTTTCATCTAAAATGCTTGTGTATTCAG GAGCTACCTGAAGGCAATTGGTATTGTTCTAAGTGCTCTTGCTGGATTTGTGGTAATGTGGCCAATGATAACGATGGTTCAAGCTTGGGTGCTCTGAAATGTTTGCAATGCGAACATAAAT ACCATGTCGAATGTCTGAAAGAGAAGGGAATGGAAAGTGAGTTGGTGTCTTCTGCTACATGGTTATGTGGGGAAAGTTGTAAAGAG GTTTACTCAGGTCTTCATTCCCAGATTGGTGTCATGAATCCCATATCCGATGGTTTCTCATGGACGCTTTTGAAGTGCATTCACGGGGACCAAAAAGTTCATTCTGCTCAGCGTTTGGTTGCTTTGAAAGCTGAATGCAATTTGAAACTAGCTGTTTCCCTTACAATTATGGAAGAATGTTTTCTTCCAATGGTGGATCCAAGAACAGGCATTGATATGATACCCCATGTCTTATATAATTGGGG ATCAGAATTTGCCCGTCTTGACTATGAGGGATTTTATACATTGATTTTGGAGAAAGATGATGTGATACTATGTGTAGCATCCGTAAG GTTCCATGGAGCAAAGGTTGCGGAGATGCCATTAATTGCGACATGCAGCAAATATCGGCGCAAGGGGATGTGTAGGCGCCTCATGAATGCTATTGAACAG ATGTTGAAGTCCTTAAAGGTAGAGAAACTGGTGGTATCTGCCATCCCGAGCTTGGTTGACACCTGGACCAACGGATTTGGCTTCATGCCCTTGGAACCTGATGAGAAGAAGACCCTCACTAAAACCAACCTTATGGTTTTCCCAGGAACCGTTTGGCTCAAGAAACCTATGTTTCAGGGTACAATCCAAG gattcgaacctaagacctcttgcaaggaactctAG